A region of Peromyscus maniculatus bairdii isolate BWxNUB_F1_BW_parent chromosome 7, HU_Pman_BW_mat_3.1, whole genome shotgun sequence DNA encodes the following proteins:
- the Bace1 gene encoding beta-secretase 1 yields the protein MAPALRWILLWVGSGMLPAQGTHLGIRLPLRSGLAGPPLGLRLPRETDEESEEPGRRGSFVEMVDNLRGKSGQGYYVEMTVGSPPQTLNILVDTGSSNFAVGAAPHPFLHRYYQRQLSSTYRDLRKGVYVPYTQGKWEGELGTDLVSIPHGPNVTVRANIAAITESDKFFINGSNWEGILGLAYAEIARPDDSLEPFFDSLVKQTHIPNVFSLQLCGAGFPLNQTEALASVGGSMIIGGIDHSLYTGSLWYTPIRREWYYEVIIVRVEINGQDLKMDCKEYNYDKSIVDSGTTNLRLPKKVFEAAVKSIKAASSTEKFPDGFWLGEQLVCWQAGTTPWNIFPVISLYLMGEVTNQSFRITILPQQYLRPVEDVATSQDDCYKFAISQSSTGTVMGAVIMEGFYVVFDRARKRIGFAVSACHVHDEFRTAAVEGPFVTADMEDCGYNIPQTDESTLMTIAYVMAAICALFMLPLCLMVCQWRCLRCLRHQHDDFADDISLLK from the exons ATGGCCCCGGCGTTGCGCTGGATCCTGCTATGGGTGGGCTCGGGAATGCTACCTGCCCAGGGCACCCATCTCGGCATCCGGCTGCCCCTTCGCAGCGGCCTGGCAGGGCCACCCCTGGGCCTGAGGCTGCCCCGGGAGACCGACGAGGAATCCGAGGAGCCTGGTCGGAGAGGCAGCTTTGTGGAGATGGTGGACAACCTAAGGGGCAAGTCCGGCCAAGGCTACTATGTGGAGATGACCGTGGGTAGCCCCCCACAGACG CTCAACATCCTGGTGGACACGGGCAGCAGTAACTTCGCGGTGGGGGCTGCCCCACACCCTTTCCTGCACCGCTACTACCAGAGGCagct GTCCAGCACATACCGAGACCTCCGAAAGGGTGTGTATGTGCCCTACACCCAGGGCAAGTGGGAGGGGGAGCTGGGCACTGACCTGGTGAGCATCCCTCATGGCCCCAACGTCACTGTGCGTGCCAACATCGCTGCCATCACTGAATCGGACAAGTTCTTCATCAATGGTTCCAACTGGGAGGGCATCCTAGGGCTGGCCTATGCCGAGATTGCCAGG CCTGACGACTCCCTGGAACCCTTCTTTGACTCGCTGGTGAAGCAGACGCACATTCCCAATGTCTTTTCCCTGCAGCTCTGTGGCGCTGGCTTCCCCCTCAACCAGACTGAGGCATTGGCCTCGGTGGGAGGGAGCATG ATCATTGGCGGTATCGACCACTCGCTGTACACGGGCAGTCTCTGGTACACACCCATCAGGCGGGAGTGGTACTATGAAGTGATCATTGTACGTGTGGAAATCAATGgtcaagatctgaaaatggacTGCAAGGAG TACAACTACGACAAGAGCATCGTGGACAGTGGCACCACCAACCTTCGTCTGCCTAAGAAAGTGTTTGAAGCTGCAGTCAAGTCCATCAAGGCCGCCTCCTCG ACGGAGAAGTTCCCGGATGGTTTTTGGCTAGGGGAGCAGCTGGTGTGCTGGCAAGCAGGCACTACCCCTTGGAACATTTTCCCAGTCATCTCACTTTACCTCATGGGTGAGGTCACCAATCAGTCCTTCCGCATCACCATTCTTCCTCAG CAATACCTGCGGCCGGTGGAAGATGTGGCCACGTCCCAAGATGACTGTTACAAGTTCGCCATCTCACAGTCATCCACGGGCACTGTTATGGGAGCTGTCATCATGGAAGGTTTCTATGTGGTCTTTGATCGGGCCCGAAAGCGAATTGGCTTTGCTGTCAGTGCTTGCCATG TGCACGATGAGTTCAGGACGGCGGCAGTGGAAGGTCCTTTTGTTACGGCCGACATGGAAGACTGTGGCTACAACATTCCACAGACCGACGAGTCGACACTTATGACCATAGCCTACGTCATGGCTGCCATCTGCGCCCTCTTCATGTTACCACTCTGCCTCATGGTATGTCAATGGCGCTGCCTACGCTGTCTGCGCCATCAGCACGATGACTTTGCTGACGACATCTCCCTGCTGAAATAA